In Janibacter sp. CX7, a single genomic region encodes these proteins:
- a CDS encoding Rieske 2Fe-2S domain-containing protein, producing the protein MLEWNDADHSYDCPLHGSRFAPTGEVLEGPATRALALRDDDHS; encoded by the coding sequence GTGCTCGAGTGGAACGATGCCGACCACAGCTACGACTGCCCCCTCCACGGGTCGCGCTTCGCGCCGACCGGGGAGGTCCTCGAGGGACCCGCCACCCGAGCCCTCGCCCTGCGCGACGACGACCATTCCTGA
- a CDS encoding SRPBCC family protein has translation MSENTTLIDASTADVWSVLSDGWLYPLWVVGASRMRDVDADWPAAGSRIHHSVGVWPGLVDDHTRVLASDPDRSLTLCARTWPMGEAEVRLTLTPLGEQTEVAIHEDVVSGPGVLVPGLVRQPALMWRNSETLRRLRLLVEGRAGRTA, from the coding sequence ATGAGCGAGAACACCACCCTCATCGACGCCTCGACCGCGGACGTCTGGTCGGTGCTGAGCGACGGCTGGCTCTACCCCCTGTGGGTCGTCGGTGCCTCGAGGATGCGCGATGTCGATGCGGACTGGCCCGCTGCCGGCAGCCGCATCCACCATTCGGTCGGCGTCTGGCCCGGGTTGGTCGACGACCACACCCGGGTGCTCGCATCGGACCCCGACCGATCCCTCACCCTGTGCGCGCGCACCTGGCCGATGGGGGAGGCCGAGGTCCGGCTCACCCTGACACCATTGGGTGAACAGACCGAGGTGGCCATCCACGAGGACGTCGTCTCCGGGCCGGGGGTGCTCGTGCCGGGGCTGGTGCGTCAGCCGGCCCTGATGTGGCGCAATTCCGAGACTCTGCGCCGTCTGCGTCTGCTCGTGGAGGGGCGCGCCGGCCGGACCGCATGA
- a CDS encoding aromatic acid exporter family protein, with translation MTQTDFLQLLKATVAAVGAWVLAELVWELKQAYLAPWVALLTVHATVYRTMWRGLQTVITVGLGILLALVVVELFEVTAWSFGLALLMGLALSRLRVLRDEGITVATTVLFVLATGYNIPDSRAIDLLPDRLLSTAVGVVVALLVNFLVLPPLYDSSAQRQIDDVDRRLGALLVDMAQQLREPRKEQEEADWIETTRSIDTDLAEAWSLVRTAQEGRSWNPRHRLHPGQHLETYPQILVRLEEGVSLVRSIARHVRESSRASQEWDPRFRDRYIDLLENLGRRIADPDADVAEVREDLRRLSEDLSTEDLSGLLWPLYGALIANLQVLIDVVDDVATAEPVRT, from the coding sequence GTGACCCAGACCGACTTCCTGCAGTTGCTCAAGGCCACCGTGGCCGCCGTCGGCGCCTGGGTCCTGGCCGAGCTGGTGTGGGAGCTGAAGCAGGCCTACCTGGCGCCGTGGGTGGCATTGCTGACCGTCCATGCCACGGTCTACCGGACGATGTGGCGCGGCCTGCAGACGGTGATCACCGTCGGGCTGGGCATCCTCCTGGCGCTCGTGGTCGTCGAGCTCTTCGAGGTCACAGCCTGGTCGTTCGGTCTGGCGCTGCTCATGGGCCTCGCCCTCTCCCGTCTGCGGGTCCTGCGCGACGAGGGCATCACCGTGGCGACCACCGTGCTGTTCGTCCTCGCGACCGGGTACAACATCCCGGACTCTCGGGCCATCGACCTGCTGCCCGACCGCCTGCTGAGCACAGCCGTGGGCGTGGTCGTGGCGCTGCTCGTCAACTTCCTGGTGCTGCCGCCGCTGTACGACAGCAGCGCCCAGCGACAGATCGACGACGTGGACCGCAGGCTGGGGGCTCTGCTGGTGGACATGGCCCAGCAGCTGCGCGAGCCGCGCAAGGAGCAGGAGGAGGCCGACTGGATCGAGACGACGAGATCCATCGACACCGATCTGGCGGAGGCGTGGTCGCTCGTGCGCACCGCGCAGGAGGGACGCTCGTGGAACCCGCGGCACAGGCTCCATCCGGGTCAGCACCTGGAGACCTACCCGCAGATCCTGGTGCGGCTCGAGGAGGGCGTCAGCCTGGTGCGCAGCATCGCACGGCACGTACGCGAGTCCAGCCGTGCGTCGCAGGAATGGGATCCGCGCTTCCGCGATCGCTACATCGACCTCCTCGAGAACCTGGGTCGGCGCATCGCCGACCCTGACGCGGACGTGGCCGAGGTGCGTGAGGATCTGCGTCGCCTGTCCGAGGACCTGTCGACCGAGGATCTGTCCGGTTTGCTGTGGCCGTTGTACGGCGCCCTCATCGCCAACCTCCAGGTCCTCATCGACGTCGTCGACGACGTGGCCACGGCGGAGCCGGTGCGCACCTGA
- a CDS encoding Hsp20/alpha crystallin family protein, whose amino-acid sequence MMRSDALTELDALAQGLLGTRSTSRSPQFMPVDVYRMEDRYFVHADLPGMDPGSIDVNMGRGVLTLTAHRSSLHEQEVQWLTSERFSGSYRRQITFGDDIDPDQVSATYDNGVLTVVLPVNKRSLPRQISVGTPSSQPLEVEASSDRGEESSSTRDRESST is encoded by the coding sequence ATGATGCGCTCTGATGCACTCACCGAGTTGGACGCCCTCGCGCAGGGCCTCCTGGGGACTCGCTCGACATCACGTTCGCCCCAGTTCATGCCGGTCGACGTCTACCGCATGGAGGATCGCTACTTCGTCCACGCGGACCTTCCGGGCATGGACCCCGGGAGCATCGACGTCAACATGGGTCGCGGCGTCCTGACCCTGACCGCTCACCGCTCGTCCCTGCACGAGCAAGAGGTGCAGTGGTTGACCAGTGAACGCTTCTCCGGCAGTTACCGGCGGCAGATCACCTTCGGGGATGACATCGATCCCGATCAGGTGTCGGCCACCTACGACAACGGGGTCCTGACCGTTGTCCTGCCGGTGAACAAGCGATCGCTGCCGCGACAGATCTCGGTCGGGACACCGTCCTCCCAGCCGCTCGAAGTGGAGGCGTCCTCCGACCGGGGCGAGGAGTCGTCCAGCACCCGTGATCGCGAGAGTTCCACCTAG
- a CDS encoding CinA family protein, whose protein sequence is MTSASADELVDEIARAACAVDARIAVAESLTSGNIAARLGRGQDASQWFAGAVVAYSVDVKTTVLGMTRGLDPVSGAAAQELARGVRELTDATIAVSATGVGGPQDQDGHPAGTVYLGWSTAFEEGSRLLECSDDPAKALEDTVESALQEIHRLLT, encoded by the coding sequence GTGACCTCCGCCTCGGCAGACGAACTCGTCGACGAGATCGCCCGTGCCGCCTGCGCCGTCGACGCCCGGATCGCGGTGGCCGAGTCCCTGACGAGCGGGAACATCGCCGCGCGTCTGGGGCGGGGGCAGGATGCCAGTCAATGGTTTGCCGGCGCCGTCGTCGCGTACAGCGTCGACGTCAAGACCACCGTCCTGGGCATGACGCGTGGACTCGATCCCGTGTCGGGCGCCGCCGCCCAAGAACTCGCGCGCGGGGTGCGTGAGCTGACGGACGCCACCATCGCCGTCTCCGCCACGGGTGTCGGGGGCCCGCAGGACCAGGACGGCCACCCTGCGGGGACGGTGTACCTGGGGTGGTCGACCGCGTTCGAGGAGGGCAGCCGACTGCTGGAGTGCTCCGACGACCCGGCGAAGGCCCTCGAGGACACCGTCGAGTCCGCGCTGCAGGAGATCCACCGACTCCTGACGTGA
- the glnA gene encoding type I glutamate--ammonia ligase — MFSSPDEVLEFIKAEDVKFVDIRFCDLPGIMQHFNVPAESIDEDFFTEGQMFDGSSIRGFQAIHESDMKLVPDIKTAYLDPFREEKTLIVNFSIVDPFTGEQYSRDPRNVAAKAEAYLKSTGIADTAYFGAEAEFYVFDDVRFDTQPQGSYYFVDSIEAKWNSGRKEEGGNQGYKTAMKGGYFPVPPVDHFADLRDKICLNMKTVGLEVERAHHEVGSAGQQEINYKFNTLLQSGDDIMKFKYVVKNTAWQEGRTATFMPKPIFGDNGSGMHTHQSLWKDGEPLFYDEQGYGGLSDIARWYIGGLLKHAPALLAFTNPTANSYHRLVPGFEAPINLVYSARNRSACIRIPIAGNSPKAKRVEFRIPDPSSNPYLCFAAQLMAGLDGIKNRIEPPEPVDKDLYELPPEEHEAIEQVPTSLPEVLKALEADHEFLLEGDVFTQDLIDTWIQWKYENEVLPLQVRPHPHEFEMYFDI, encoded by the coding sequence TTGTTCAGCTCCCCTGACGAGGTCCTTGAGTTCATCAAGGCCGAGGACGTCAAGTTCGTCGACATCCGCTTCTGCGACCTGCCGGGCATCATGCAGCACTTCAACGTGCCGGCCGAGTCGATCGACGAGGACTTCTTCACCGAGGGCCAGATGTTCGACGGATCCTCGATCCGCGGCTTCCAGGCCATCCACGAGTCCGACATGAAGCTCGTCCCGGACATCAAGACCGCCTACCTGGACCCCTTCCGCGAGGAGAAGACGCTCATCGTCAACTTCTCGATCGTCGACCCCTTCACCGGTGAGCAGTACAGCCGCGACCCGCGCAACGTCGCGGCGAAGGCCGAGGCCTACCTCAAGTCGACCGGCATCGCCGACACCGCCTACTTCGGCGCCGAGGCCGAGTTCTACGTCTTCGACGACGTGCGCTTCGACACCCAGCCGCAGGGCTCCTACTACTTCGTCGACTCGATCGAGGCCAAGTGGAACTCCGGTCGCAAGGAGGAGGGCGGCAACCAGGGCTACAAGACGGCCATGAAGGGCGGCTACTTCCCCGTGCCGCCGGTGGACCACTTCGCCGACCTGCGCGACAAGATCTGCCTGAACATGAAGACCGTCGGCCTCGAGGTCGAGCGCGCCCACCACGAGGTCGGCTCCGCGGGTCAGCAGGAGATCAACTACAAGTTCAACACCCTGCTCCAGTCCGGCGACGACATCATGAAGTTCAAGTACGTCGTCAAGAACACGGCCTGGCAGGAGGGCCGCACGGCCACCTTCATGCCGAAGCCGATCTTCGGCGACAACGGCTCGGGCATGCACACCCACCAGTCCCTGTGGAAGGACGGCGAGCCGCTCTTCTACGACGAGCAGGGCTACGGCGGCCTGTCCGACATCGCCCGCTGGTACATCGGTGGTCTGCTCAAGCACGCCCCCGCGCTGCTCGCCTTCACCAACCCGACGGCCAACAGCTACCACCGCCTGGTCCCGGGCTTCGAGGCCCCGATCAACCTCGTCTACTCGGCCCGCAACCGCTCGGCCTGCATCCGCATCCCGATCGCGGGCAACTCCCCCAAGGCCAAGCGCGTCGAGTTCCGCATCCCGGACCCGTCGAGCAACCCCTACCTGTGCTTCGCCGCGCAGCTCATGGCCGGCCTCGACGGCATCAAGAACCGCATCGAGCCCCCGGAGCCGGTGGACAAGGACCTCTACGAGCTGCCGCCGGAGGAACACGAGGCCATCGAGCAGGTCCCGACCTCGCTCCCCGAGGTGCTCAAGGCCCTCGAGGCCGACCACGAGTTCCTCCTCGAGGGGGACGTCTTCACCCAGGACCTCATCGACACCTGGATCCAGTGGAAGTACGAGAACGAGGTGCTCCCGCTCCAGGTCCGCCCCCACCCGCACGAGTTCGAGATGTACTTCGACATCTGA
- a CDS encoding RDD family protein — protein MSSSTGRPVPTPDEGGSSAGFGRRLVAVVIDWVACLLITNGLIGRFVELSPEAFSFVPLGLLFLLNLVGVTLGGATFGHRLLGLRVVPLVGEWVTPLRSAVRAALLCLFIPALVTAKGDGRGLHDLAARTHVVRV, from the coding sequence GTGAGCAGCAGCACCGGCCGTCCCGTCCCGACCCCTGACGAAGGGGGGAGCAGCGCCGGTTTCGGTCGGCGCCTGGTGGCGGTCGTCATCGACTGGGTCGCCTGCCTGCTCATCACCAACGGCCTCATCGGCCGTTTCGTCGAGCTGAGCCCGGAGGCCTTCTCCTTCGTCCCGCTCGGGCTGCTGTTCCTGCTCAACCTCGTCGGCGTCACCCTCGGTGGCGCGACCTTCGGTCACCGGCTCCTCGGGCTGCGGGTGGTGCCGCTCGTGGGGGAGTGGGTCACCCCCCTTCGCTCCGCGGTGCGGGCCGCCCTGCTCTGCCTCTTCATCCCCGCGCTCGTCACGGCGAAGGGGGACGGCCGCGGCCTGCACGACCTCGCCGCCCGCACCCACGTCGTCCGGGTCTGA
- a CDS encoding M18 family aminopeptidase: MPAAATTHAEDLADFVAASPSSYHAAAEVARRLQEAGFAPLRETDAWPQGPGRYLVLREGAVIAWVVPEGATTTTPVRIFGAHSDSPGFKLKPQPTTGRLGWLQAGVEVYGGPLLNSWLDRELRLAGRLVLDDGTEVLADSGPLLRLPQLAIHLDREANERFALDKQVQTQPVWGVGAAASADLIGELAATAGVDATRVRGYDLMTADSARGAVFGKDDVFFAAGRLDDLASVHAGTVAMTQLEDVAGDHIPLLAVFDHEEVGSATRTGAGGPFLEEVLERIGIALGADRGERLRALASSWCVSSDVGHSVHPNYPEKHDPAVRPVLGSGPILKINANQRYASDGVGAAAWRGWCEQTGVTSQDFVSNNTVPCGSTIGPITATRLGIRTVDVGIPILSMHSARELAGTSDLLDLSRVALTFFRG; the protein is encoded by the coding sequence GTGCCTGCTGCCGCCACCACCCACGCCGAGGACCTGGCCGACTTCGTCGCCGCGTCGCCGTCGAGCTACCACGCGGCGGCCGAGGTGGCTCGCCGCCTGCAGGAGGCGGGCTTCGCCCCCCTTCGTGAGACGGATGCGTGGCCGCAGGGACCGGGCCGCTACCTCGTCCTGCGCGAGGGCGCGGTCATCGCCTGGGTCGTGCCCGAGGGGGCGACCACGACGACGCCGGTGCGCATCTTCGGTGCGCACAGCGACTCCCCCGGCTTCAAGCTCAAGCCGCAGCCGACCACGGGCCGCCTCGGCTGGCTGCAGGCCGGCGTCGAGGTCTACGGCGGACCGCTGCTCAACTCCTGGCTCGACCGCGAGCTGCGCCTGGCCGGTCGGCTCGTGCTCGACGACGGCACCGAGGTGCTCGCCGACTCCGGGCCGCTGCTGCGGCTGCCGCAGCTGGCGATCCACCTCGACCGCGAGGCCAACGAGCGCTTCGCCCTCGACAAGCAGGTGCAGACCCAGCCCGTGTGGGGCGTGGGCGCGGCTGCCTCTGCCGACCTCATCGGCGAGCTCGCCGCGACCGCCGGCGTCGACGCGACGCGGGTGCGCGGCTACGACCTCATGACGGCCGACTCCGCACGCGGCGCCGTCTTCGGCAAGGACGACGTCTTCTTCGCCGCCGGCCGCCTCGACGACCTCGCCAGCGTGCACGCCGGCACCGTCGCGATGACCCAGCTCGAGGACGTCGCGGGCGATCACATCCCGCTCCTGGCCGTCTTCGACCACGAGGAGGTCGGCTCGGCGACCCGCACCGGCGCCGGTGGCCCCTTCCTCGAGGAGGTGCTCGAGCGCATCGGCATCGCCCTCGGTGCCGACCGTGGTGAGCGGCTGCGTGCCCTCGCGTCGTCGTGGTGCGTCTCCAGCGACGTGGGGCACTCGGTGCACCCCAACTACCCCGAGAAGCACGACCCCGCCGTGCGGCCGGTCCTCGGCTCCGGCCCGATCCTGAAGATCAACGCCAACCAGCGCTACGCCAGCGACGGCGTCGGCGCCGCGGCCTGGCGCGGGTGGTGCGAGCAGACCGGTGTGACGAGCCAGGACTTCGTGTCCAACAACACCGTGCCGTGCGGGTCGACGATCGGGCCGATCACCGCGACCCGCCTCGGCATCCGCACCGTCGACGTCGGCATCCCGATCCTGTCGATGCACTCGGCCCGTGAGCTGGCCGGCACCAGCGACCTGCTCGACCTGTCGCGGGTGGCGTTGACCTTCTTCCGCGGCTGA
- a CDS encoding DUF4191 domain-containing protein: MASKNDKPEKPKRENPFKRIASVYKTIKAIDPQVTLWMILAFVVVLAIGAVIGLIFGHVIASLLVALPFAALAAMIVLSRRGERAAFAQMEGQRGAAIGGMSTLRRGWYFDQEPVAADATKPSEINTAAVVFRALGRPGIVLLGEGPKHRVDKLFAKETKKVNRVAPGVPVHTYIVGSGEGELHPRKIRMTLTRLRPELSKEEMAVVNKRLKSLPGIRQGVPAGVDPTRARMNRSALRGR, from the coding sequence ATGGCCAGCAAGAACGACAAGCCCGAGAAGCCGAAGCGCGAGAACCCCTTCAAGCGGATCGCCTCGGTCTACAAGACAATCAAGGCGATCGACCCGCAGGTGACCCTGTGGATGATCCTTGCCTTCGTCGTCGTGCTCGCCATCGGGGCGGTCATCGGCCTGATCTTCGGCCACGTCATCGCCTCGCTGCTCGTCGCGCTGCCCTTCGCCGCACTCGCGGCGATGATCGTGCTCTCGCGCCGCGGTGAGCGGGCCGCCTTCGCCCAGATGGAGGGCCAGCGCGGCGCCGCCATCGGTGGCATGTCGACCCTGCGTCGTGGGTGGTACTTCGACCAGGAGCCGGTCGCTGCCGACGCGACCAAGCCGAGCGAGATCAACACCGCGGCCGTCGTCTTCCGCGCTCTCGGTCGCCCGGGCATCGTCCTGCTCGGCGAGGGCCCGAAGCACCGCGTCGACAAGCTCTTCGCCAAGGAGACCAAGAAGGTCAACCGGGTCGCCCCCGGTGTGCCGGTGCACACCTACATCGTCGGCTCGGGCGAGGGCGAGCTGCACCCGCGCAAGATCCGCATGACCCTCACCCGCCTGCGCCCCGAGCTGAGCAAGGAGGAGATGGCCGTCGTCAACAAGCGGCTGAAGTCCCTCCCCGGCATCCGCCAGGGCGTCCCCGCCGGCGTCGACCCGACCCGTGCGCGGATGAACCGCAGCGCCCTGCGCGGCCGCTGA
- the lipA gene encoding lipoyl synthase, translating to MTVAPEGRRLLRVEARNAETPIERKPEWIRTTAKMGPEYNAIRGRVSGQGLHTVCQEAGCPNIFECWEDREATFLIGGDVCTRRCDFCDIATGRPTSLDMDEPRRVAESVREMGLRYSTVTGVARDDQPDGAAALYAETIRAIHELNPHTGVEILPPDFGAKPELVGQVFDARPEVFAHNLETVPRIFKQIRPAFTYDKSLKVLSMAREAELVTKSNLILGMGEEDHEIETALRDLHDAGCDIITITQYLRPSKLHHPIDRWVKPEEFVHWSELAEEIGFKGVMAGPLVRSSYRAGRLYSTAMAKWGRPIPERLSHLAAAADEPARQEASSLVAKSRAQAILDQPATGTDG from the coding sequence GTGACCGTCGCACCCGAAGGACGTCGTCTGCTGCGCGTCGAGGCGCGCAATGCCGAGACCCCCATCGAGCGCAAGCCGGAGTGGATCCGGACCACCGCCAAGATGGGCCCCGAGTACAACGCCATCCGGGGCCGCGTGAGTGGGCAGGGCCTGCACACCGTGTGCCAGGAGGCCGGCTGCCCCAACATCTTCGAGTGCTGGGAGGACCGCGAGGCGACCTTCCTCATCGGCGGTGACGTGTGCACCCGACGGTGCGACTTCTGCGACATCGCGACCGGCCGCCCGACCTCGCTCGACATGGACGAGCCGCGCCGCGTCGCCGAGTCCGTCCGCGAGATGGGCCTGCGCTACTCCACCGTCACCGGTGTCGCCCGCGACGACCAGCCCGACGGTGCGGCCGCGCTCTACGCCGAGACGATCCGCGCGATCCACGAGCTCAACCCCCACACCGGCGTCGAGATCCTCCCGCCCGACTTCGGCGCGAAGCCCGAGCTCGTCGGTCAGGTCTTCGATGCCCGCCCCGAGGTCTTCGCCCACAACCTCGAGACCGTGCCGCGCATCTTCAAGCAGATCCGCCCGGCCTTCACCTACGACAAGTCGCTCAAGGTGCTGTCGATGGCCCGCGAGGCCGAGCTCGTGACGAAGTCCAACCTCATCCTCGGGATGGGCGAGGAGGACCACGAGATCGAGACCGCACTGCGCGACCTGCACGACGCGGGCTGCGACATCATCACGATCACCCAGTACCTGCGCCCGTCGAAGCTGCACCACCCGATCGACCGGTGGGTCAAGCCCGAGGAGTTCGTCCACTGGAGCGAGCTCGCCGAGGAGATCGGCTTCAAGGGGGTCATGGCCGGGCCGCTCGTGCGCTCGAGCTACCGCGCCGGCCGCCTCTACTCGACGGCCATGGCCAAGTGGGGCCGCCCGATCCCCGAGCGCCTGTCGCACCTCGCCGCTGCGGCCGACGAGCCGGCCCGCCAGGAGGCCTCCTCGCTCGTCGCGAAGTCGCGTGCGCAGGCGATCCTCGACCAGCCCGCCACCGGCACCGACGGCTGA
- a CDS encoding pyridoxamine 5'-phosphate oxidase family protein, translated as MTESPVHVMRAEESWEALHANEFGRLAFHLAGEVHIVPINYATDGEVLLFRTSQGNKLLGIVMSADVAFEIDGYDSAHAWSVIVRGNARVLETTDEQARAEASRLRSWVPTDKDVFVEITPREVSGRRFDLAKPWEHMIPTG; from the coding sequence ATGACGGAATCACCTGTCCACGTGATGCGCGCCGAGGAGAGCTGGGAGGCGCTGCATGCCAACGAGTTCGGACGCCTGGCCTTCCACCTCGCGGGGGAGGTGCACATCGTGCCGATCAACTACGCCACGGACGGTGAGGTCCTGCTCTTCCGCACCTCGCAGGGCAACAAGCTCCTCGGGATCGTCATGAGCGCCGACGTCGCCTTCGAGATCGACGGCTACGACTCCGCGCACGCCTGGTCGGTCATCGTGCGCGGCAACGCACGGGTGCTCGAGACGACGGACGAGCAGGCGCGGGCCGAGGCGTCGCGGCTGCGCTCGTGGGTCCCGACGGACAAGGACGTCTTCGTCGAGATCACGCCCCGCGAGGTGAGCGGGCGGCGCTTCGACCTGGCCAAGCCCTGGGAGCACATGATCCCGACCGGCTGA
- the lipB gene encoding lipoyl(octanoyl) transferase LipB: MRFEELGFAPDTVDYLTAWEYQKRVHAAVVAGDLEDTTLLLEHTAVYTAGKRTEPHERPMDGTPVIDVDRGGKITWHGPGQLVGYPIAHLPGRRDVIAHVRRLEEMMIRVAADVGVTATRVPGRSGIWVPGTDGTRDRKLGQIGIRVSRDVAMHGFSLNVNCDLSWTQTIVPCGIPDADVSTLALETGRDITVADILPSARAHLLEVMTEDLPLTTGAAQAQGA; this comes from the coding sequence ATGCGTTTCGAGGAGCTCGGCTTCGCCCCAGACACCGTCGACTACCTGACCGCGTGGGAGTACCAGAAGCGGGTCCACGCCGCCGTCGTCGCCGGCGATCTCGAGGACACGACCCTGCTGCTCGAGCACACCGCCGTCTACACCGCGGGCAAGCGCACCGAGCCCCACGAGCGACCGATGGACGGCACCCCCGTCATCGACGTCGACCGTGGCGGCAAGATCACCTGGCACGGCCCCGGGCAGCTCGTCGGCTACCCGATCGCCCACCTGCCCGGACGGCGCGACGTCATCGCCCACGTGCGTCGTCTCGAGGAGATGATGATCCGGGTCGCCGCCGACGTGGGCGTCACCGCGACCCGCGTGCCCGGCCGCTCCGGCATCTGGGTGCCCGGCACCGACGGCACCCGCGACCGCAAGCTCGGCCAGATCGGCATCCGCGTCTCGCGCGACGTCGCCATGCACGGCTTCAGCCTCAACGTGAACTGCGACCTGTCGTGGACGCAGACGATCGTCCCGTGCGGCATCCCCGATGCCGACGTCTCGACCCTGGCCCTCGAGACCGGTCGCGACATCACCGTGGCCGACATCCTCCCTTCGGCCCGGGCCCACCTGCTCGAGGTGATGACCGAGGACCTGCCGCTCACCACAGGGGCTGCTCAGGCGCAGGGCGCCTGA
- a CDS encoding serine/threonine-protein kinase: MDEIPPEVPGYRLTRLLGTGSTSTVWRARREADDELVAIKLLRGGADDEALREYSMLQHAAAEHVVTLHEVREVDTDEGPATALVLELLAGGSLGRVVAERGHLTPGETVTVIAPIARALAGLHGLGVVHGDLSPGNVLLDSTGRPVLADLGFSRLTGEAPGDVHGTDGYVAPEVLDGEEPSRASDVHALGALAWLCLVGEPPGHVADRLDLGAGLADHPALVDVVESCLAGDPASRPEADEVAVDVFDAAAAQPLRMTATGDVASGLTRRIREAAARDGVQVPDWQRELVADEAPSPTRRWWQRRREEERTASEGPRARAGRHAAPRRPRDEDIDLSRDADVSSTRDIARAAEQGPSSRRLAVAVTVALGLALAVVVPWRQLASADDEGSAPRPASVVATDDPAGTGSADAADTRVLTDRSAPRSAPVRLAQALTTMRQQVVTDLDPVVLGRLDEQGSPSATRDRELLEELRGGGLRYEGLSMTVRSASLERTSGSTAVLRTVVDEGAYTVVARDGSRQQRPARRAQRADLVLVWDGRWRVRDVTASDAG, translated from the coding sequence ATGGACGAGATCCCACCCGAGGTCCCCGGCTATCGCCTGACCCGCCTGCTCGGGACCGGCTCGACGTCGACGGTCTGGCGGGCGCGGCGCGAGGCCGACGACGAACTGGTGGCGATCAAGCTGCTGCGCGGAGGAGCCGACGACGAGGCGCTGCGCGAGTACTCGATGCTCCAGCACGCGGCCGCCGAGCACGTGGTCACCCTGCACGAGGTCCGCGAGGTCGACACCGACGAGGGGCCGGCCACGGCCCTCGTGCTCGAGCTGCTCGCCGGCGGCAGCCTCGGCCGCGTCGTCGCCGAGCGGGGCCACCTCACCCCGGGGGAGACCGTCACCGTCATCGCGCCGATCGCCCGTGCCCTGGCCGGGCTGCACGGCCTCGGGGTCGTCCACGGCGACCTCAGCCCGGGCAACGTCCTGCTCGACAGCACCGGACGGCCGGTGCTCGCGGACCTCGGATTCTCCCGACTGACCGGGGAGGCGCCGGGCGACGTGCACGGCACCGACGGCTACGTCGCGCCGGAGGTCCTCGACGGCGAGGAGCCCAGCCGGGCCAGCGACGTCCACGCCCTCGGCGCGCTCGCCTGGCTGTGCCTCGTCGGGGAGCCCCCCGGCCACGTGGCGGACCGGCTCGACCTGGGTGCGGGCCTGGCCGACCACCCCGCCCTCGTCGACGTCGTCGAGTCCTGCCTCGCGGGTGACCCGGCGAGCCGTCCGGAGGCCGACGAGGTGGCGGTCGACGTCTTCGACGCGGCAGCGGCGCAGCCCCTGCGCATGACCGCCACCGGTGATGTCGCCTCGGGCCTGACGCGGCGCATCCGTGAGGCGGCGGCCCGGGACGGGGTGCAGGTGCCCGACTGGCAGCGTGAGCTCGTCGCCGACGAGGCGCCCTCGCCGACCCGGCGGTGGTGGCAGCGCCGACGCGAGGAGGAGCGGACCGCGAGCGAAGGACCGCGAGCGCGGGCCGGACGCCACGCGGCACCCCGCCGTCCCCGTGACGAGGACATCGATCTGTCACGCGACGCCGACGTGTCATCCACCCGGGACATCGCGCGGGCGGCCGAGCAGGGTCCGAGCAGCCGTCGCCTCGCGGTGGCCGTCACCGTCGCGCTGGGGCTGGCCCTCGCGGTCGTCGTGCCATGGCGGCAGCTGGCCTCCGCCGATGACGAAGGGAGCGCCCCGCGCCCCGCGTCGGTGGTCGCGACGGACGATCCGGCCGGGACCGGCTCGGCGGACGCCGCCGACACCCGCGTGCTCACCGATCGCTCCGCACCCCGGTCGGCGCCGGTGCGTCTCGCGCAGGCCCTGACGACGATGCGGCAGCAGGTCGTCACCGACCTGGATCCGGTCGTGCTCGGCCGGCTCGACGAGCAGGGCTCACCTTCGGCGACGCGAGATCGCGAGCTGCTCGAGGAGCTGCGTGGGGGTGGGCTGCGCTACGAGGGGCTGTCGATGACGGTCCGCTCGGCGAGCCTGGAGCGCACGAGCGGCAGCACCGCCGTGCTGCGCACCGTCGTCGACGAGGGTGCCTACACGGTCGTCGCCCGCGACGGCTCGCGCCAGCAGCGCCCGGCCCGACGTGCGCAGCGCGCCGATCTCGTGCTCGTGTGGGACGGGAGGTGGCGGGTGCGCGACGTCACCGCGTCGGACGCGGGCTGA